In Parasegetibacter sp. NRK P23, a single genomic region encodes these proteins:
- a CDS encoding efflux RND transporter periplasmic adaptor subunit produces the protein MLLNKIRIFAGISSLLFIISCGNKQAQQQQGPPPAVPVTVAEVTSGNVAYFDEYPATVVALNQVELRAQVSGYVTGIFFKDGDRVRKGQKLYSIDAQLYSANVQQAIANLQVQETNLVKAQKDADRYHELDKKDAIAKQQVDYADAALEAAKKQVAAAQANVKSLQSNVNFSTIYAPFDGTIGISQVKTGTAVVAGQTVLNVVSSDNPIAVDFAIDQKEIFRFTQLQGTKNVDSTFTLAFGTDVYPYPGSISVIDRAVDPQTGTLKMRLSFPNAKNMLKAGMSGTVRVKSSAGAESVTIPYKAVTEMLGEFFVYAVGDSNKVTQRKVVLGKQIGTDILVREGLSKGDKIVVQGVQNLREGSVITTEQPGAAPKK, from the coding sequence ATGTTATTGAATAAGATCCGGATTTTCGCAGGTATCAGCAGCCTGCTGTTTATCATATCCTGCGGGAACAAGCAGGCGCAGCAACAACAGGGGCCGCCGCCAGCCGTTCCGGTTACCGTGGCGGAAGTGACTTCCGGGAACGTTGCCTATTTTGATGAATACCCAGCCACTGTGGTAGCGTTAAACCAGGTGGAACTGCGTGCTCAGGTGAGTGGTTATGTTACGGGTATTTTTTTTAAAGATGGCGACAGGGTAAGGAAAGGACAGAAGCTGTATTCCATTGACGCGCAATTGTACAGTGCGAACGTTCAGCAGGCGATTGCCAATTTACAAGTGCAGGAAACCAACCTGGTGAAAGCCCAGAAAGATGCTGACCGATACCATGAACTGGATAAAAAAGATGCGATTGCCAAGCAGCAGGTGGATTATGCCGATGCAGCACTGGAGGCCGCAAAAAAACAGGTGGCCGCGGCACAGGCCAATGTAAAGAGCCTGCAATCGAACGTGAACTTCTCAACTATCTATGCACCTTTTGATGGGACCATCGGTATCTCGCAGGTGAAAACCGGAACCGCGGTTGTGGCTGGACAAACCGTATTGAATGTTGTGTCATCGGACAACCCCATCGCTGTGGATTTCGCGATCGATCAGAAAGAAATATTCCGTTTCACGCAGTTGCAGGGAACAAAAAACGTTGACTCCACTTTCACCCTTGCATTCGGAACGGATGTGTATCCTTATCCCGGTTCCATCAGCGTGATCGACAGAGCGGTAGATCCGCAGACGGGTACTTTAAAAATGAGACTCTCTTTCCCGAACGCGAAAAATATGCTGAAGGCTGGAATGAGCGGTACGGTGCGCGTAAAAAGCAGTGCGGGAGCGGAAAGTGTAACCATTCCTTATAAGGCCGTCACTGAAATGCTGGGTGAATTCTTCGTGTATGCCGTTGGTGACAGCAATAAAGTAACGCAGCGCAAAGTAGTGCTCGGCAAACAAATAGGAACGGATATTCTTGTAAGGGAAGGATTGAGCAAAGGAGATAAGATCGTGGTGCAGGGCGTACAGAACCTGAGGGAAGGAAGTGTGATCACCACCGAACAACCCGGGGCCGCTCCTAAAAAATAA
- a CDS encoding TolC family protein, translated as MRVSNVVRTLCLVCLLPLSGMAQLSDSLSLEQCIAFAIENQPLVKQAKIDEQITNYTIKSRLSDWYPRVNFNYNLQHNFEVQTNIIGGNPVKLGVDNVSALQFTLSQNIFNRDALLALRSKGDVQLQANQNTSSSKIDIAANVSKAYYDVLATAQQVRVADENIVRLEKSLRDATSQYEAGVADKTDFKRATIQLNNTKALRKSNMELLEAKKEVLKLLMGYPAEQDIKIISDVAQMEKEVIADTLQLPDYRLRIEYRQLETQRRLQDANIRYNKWSFLPNVSLNGAYNFNYLNDRFSKLYNVNYPNSFAALSLTWPIFQGGKRNADIAVAEWQLKRTEEDIVNLKNSVNAEYAQAIAGYKGALANYQALKENLALAQEVYDVIQLQYRSGIKTYLEVITSETDLRTSQISYYNALYQLLASKVDMKKALGQINY; from the coding sequence ATGAGAGTATCAAACGTTGTTAGAACGCTGTGTTTGGTGTGTCTGTTGCCGCTTTCAGGAATGGCGCAGTTGTCGGACTCACTTTCACTGGAACAGTGTATCGCCTTTGCCATAGAAAACCAACCTTTGGTGAAACAGGCGAAGATTGATGAACAGATCACCAATTATACGATTAAGAGCAGGCTTTCGGATTGGTATCCGAGGGTGAATTTCAACTATAACCTGCAGCACAATTTTGAGGTGCAGACCAACATCATCGGTGGAAATCCCGTGAAACTGGGTGTTGACAATGTATCCGCGCTACAGTTCACGCTTTCACAGAATATTTTCAACAGGGACGCTTTACTGGCACTGCGTTCCAAAGGAGACGTACAACTTCAGGCAAACCAAAATACGAGCAGCAGTAAAATAGATATCGCCGCCAATGTAAGTAAAGCGTATTATGATGTGCTTGCCACCGCGCAACAGGTTCGCGTGGCCGATGAAAACATCGTTCGCCTCGAAAAGAGTCTGCGTGATGCGACCAGCCAATATGAAGCAGGTGTGGCCGACAAAACAGATTTCAAACGGGCCACAATTCAATTGAACAATACAAAGGCTTTGCGGAAAAGTAATATGGAACTGCTGGAGGCGAAGAAAGAAGTACTCAAATTGCTGATGGGCTATCCTGCTGAACAGGATATTAAAATCATCTCTGATGTGGCTCAAATGGAGAAAGAGGTCATTGCGGATACACTTCAGCTACCCGACTACAGGCTCCGGATCGAATACAGGCAATTGGAAACACAGCGCAGGCTGCAGGATGCGAACATCAGGTACAATAAATGGAGTTTTCTCCCGAATGTATCGTTGAACGGGGCGTATAATTTCAATTACCTCAACGACCGGTTCAGTAAGCTTTACAATGTAAATTATCCCAACTCCTTTGCGGCGCTGTCCCTTACCTGGCCCATCTTCCAGGGCGGAAAAAGAAACGCGGACATCGCGGTGGCTGAATGGCAACTGAAGCGGACCGAAGAAGATATCGTGAACCTGAAAAACAGCGTCAACGCCGAATATGCACAGGCCATTGCCGGTTATAAAGGAGCGCTTGCCAACTACCAGGCTTTGAAAGAAAACCTGGCGCTCGCACAGGAAGTGTACGATGTGATCCAGTTGCAATACAGGTCCGGTATCAAAACCTATCTGGAGGTGATTACGTCGGAAACAGACCTGAGAACTTCACAGATCAGTTATTACAATGCCCTTTATCAACTGCTTGCCAGTAAGGTCGATATGAAGAAAGCGCTTGGCCAAATCAATTATTAA